In one Micromonospora polyrhachis genomic region, the following are encoded:
- a CDS encoding LacI family DNA-binding transcriptional regulator, producing MVRKRLPSGGDARPTVHTVAARAGVSIASASRVLNGVGGSPETIRKVREAAAEVGYVPNAIARSLQSQRTGLIALAVEDIGNPVYVAMMRAIEAVVAESGRQLLVHATGGKVDNETALLRRLANRYVDGMIVSPIRVTDAHLDALVDSPVPVVVVGQLPEDAPVDNVRTDSRTGVALAVDHLVESGRRQIGFVNGPLDTVPGAARDAGFRAALASHGIEIDDRLIEVGDFQYAAGRAATQRLLARAQPDALLCANDLIAVGALHALYGANQTVPQDVALVGMDDTELAQMAFPQISSVSLGSVTRGRRAAELLLERIADPSLPPRREQVAPSLVVRASSVAESPTPHGLPTVEVTA from the coding sequence GTGGTGCGTAAACGTTTACCGTCCGGCGGTGACGCACGCCCGACAGTGCACACCGTCGCCGCCCGGGCCGGCGTCTCCATCGCCTCGGCCTCCCGGGTGCTCAACGGCGTCGGCGGCAGCCCCGAGACCATCCGCAAGGTCCGCGAGGCCGCCGCCGAGGTCGGCTACGTACCCAACGCCATCGCCCGATCCCTACAGTCGCAGCGCACCGGCCTCATCGCGCTCGCCGTCGAGGACATCGGCAACCCGGTCTACGTGGCGATGATGCGCGCCATCGAGGCGGTCGTCGCCGAATCCGGCCGGCAACTGCTCGTACACGCCACCGGTGGAAAGGTCGACAACGAGACCGCGCTGCTACGCCGACTGGCCAACCGCTACGTCGACGGCATGATCGTGTCGCCGATCCGGGTTACCGACGCACACCTCGACGCGCTGGTCGACAGCCCGGTGCCGGTGGTCGTCGTCGGACAGCTCCCCGAGGACGCGCCGGTCGACAATGTACGTACCGATTCCCGTACCGGCGTGGCGCTCGCCGTGGACCACCTGGTCGAGTCCGGACGGCGGCAGATCGGCTTCGTCAACGGCCCGCTGGACACCGTGCCCGGGGCGGCCCGCGACGCCGGCTTCCGGGCCGCGCTCGCGAGCCACGGCATCGAGATCGACGACCGGCTGATCGAGGTCGGCGACTTCCAGTACGCCGCCGGCCGGGCCGCCACCCAACGGCTGCTCGCCCGGGCCCAGCCCGACGCGTTGCTCTGCGCCAACGACCTGATCGCGGTCGGTGCGCTGCACGCGCTCTACGGCGCGAACCAGACCGTGCCACAGGACGTGGCCCTGGTTGGCATGGACGACACCGAGCTGGCCCAGATGGCGTTCCCGCAGATCTCCAGCGTGTCGCTCGGCTCGGTCACCCGTGGTCGGCGCGCCGCCGAACTGCTGCTGGAACGAATCGCAGACCCGAGCCTGCCGCCCCGGCGCGAGCAGGTCGCGCCCAGCCTCGTGGTCCGGGCCTCCAGTGTCGCCGAGTCCCCGACGCCGCACGGGCTGCCCACGGTGGAGGTGACCGCATGA
- a CDS encoding YccF domain-containing protein codes for MVRFILNLLWLIFGSGIALAIGYGIAALICFALVVTIPFGVAALRLAYYSLWPFGRTLVPKPGAGLASGLANVLWVVLAGWWLALMHIVAGIGLCVTIIGIPFGIANFKLVPAAFWPLGREVVEVDDLRGPVVQPAG; via the coding sequence ATGGTGCGATTTATCCTCAACCTCCTTTGGCTGATCTTCGGTAGTGGGATCGCGCTGGCGATCGGGTACGGCATCGCGGCGCTGATCTGTTTCGCGCTGGTGGTGACGATCCCGTTCGGGGTGGCGGCGTTGCGGCTGGCCTACTACTCGCTGTGGCCGTTCGGGCGGACCCTGGTCCCGAAGCCCGGTGCCGGTCTGGCCTCCGGTCTGGCCAATGTGCTCTGGGTCGTGCTTGCCGGCTGGTGGCTGGCGTTGATGCACATCGTGGCCGGGATTGGGCTCTGCGTGACCATCATTGGTATTCCGTTCGGCATCGCCAACTTCAAGCTGGTGCCGGCGGCGTTCTGGCCACTGGGCCGCGAGGTTGTCGAGGTGGACGACCTGCGTGGCCCCGTCGTCCAGCCGGCGGGCTGA
- a CDS encoding ribokinase has translation MDRPRVVVVGGANMDLVAMAPKVPGPGETVVGTDFLTVAGGKGANLAIAAARAGGAATFLGAIGSDSFGVTLKARIAAAGVETSLVRVVYGASGVALVTVGATGEHSVVVTPGANTAFTTLTEAELSAVRAADVLVAQVEVPVETVTQAALAARAGGTRVILNAAPPGRLPTELLDAVDLLVVNEVEARALTGRGREDPAALLSLVPRAVLTLGAQGAWYGERDGGTAHIPAFKVDLVDSTGAGDAFTAALAVAWGEGRDLVDALRWASAAGAACARRLGASVSLPQRAEIDALFHGDGLVRDAG, from the coding sequence GTGGACCGGCCACGGGTGGTCGTCGTGGGCGGCGCCAATATGGACCTGGTCGCGATGGCACCAAAGGTGCCCGGGCCGGGGGAGACGGTGGTCGGCACCGACTTCCTGACGGTGGCCGGCGGCAAGGGTGCCAACCTGGCGATCGCGGCGGCCCGGGCCGGTGGGGCGGCGACGTTCCTCGGTGCGATCGGCTCGGACTCGTTCGGTGTGACACTCAAGGCCCGGATCGCCGCCGCTGGCGTGGAGACGTCCCTGGTCCGGGTGGTCTACGGCGCGTCGGGCGTGGCGCTGGTCACGGTCGGGGCGACCGGCGAGCACTCGGTGGTGGTGACGCCGGGGGCCAACACCGCGTTCACCACGCTGACCGAGGCCGAGCTGTCCGCCGTACGGGCGGCGGACGTCCTGGTCGCGCAGGTGGAGGTGCCGGTCGAGACGGTGACCCAGGCGGCGTTGGCGGCCCGCGCCGGCGGGACCCGGGTCATCCTCAACGCCGCCCCGCCCGGAAGACTGCCGACCGAGCTGCTCGACGCGGTTGATCTGCTGGTGGTCAACGAGGTGGAGGCGCGGGCGCTCACCGGTCGGGGCCGGGAGGACCCGGCGGCGCTGCTGTCGCTGGTGCCCCGGGCGGTGCTGACGCTCGGTGCGCAGGGTGCGTGGTACGGCGAGCGCGACGGCGGTACGGCGCACATCCCGGCGTTCAAGGTCGACCTGGTCGACTCGACCGGGGCCGGGGATGCGTTTACCGCCGCGTTGGCGGTGGCCTGGGGTGAGGGGCGGGACCTGGTCGACGCGTTGCGGTGGGCCAGCGCCGCCGGGGCGGCCTGTGCCCGGCGGCTCGGCGCGTCGGTCTCGCTGCCGCAGCGGGCCGAGATCGACGCCCTCTTCCACGGCGACGGTCTCGTCCGTGACGCCGGTTGA
- a CDS encoding ABC transporter ATP-binding protein, with protein sequence MPTDPTPDNDDLVINLDGVGVLRSGAHLLRDVTWRVELDERWVVLGPNGAGKTTLLNLAAGRLHPTTGTAHVLGERIGRTDVNELRTRIGLSTAALAERIPAQERVRDVVVTAAWSVVGRWRESYDASDEARAQGLLDQLGIATLADRAYGTLSEGERKRTQIARALMTDPELLLLDEPTAGLDLGGREDLVARLADLAYDPDAPAMVMVTHHVEEIPPGFTHALLLREGTIVAQGLIGQTVTSEYLSKTFGLPLTVERSGDRFTARAA encoded by the coding sequence GTGCCTACAGATCCGACGCCCGACAACGACGACCTGGTGATCAATCTCGATGGGGTGGGGGTGCTTCGCTCCGGCGCGCACCTGCTACGGGACGTGACCTGGCGGGTCGAGTTGGACGAACGCTGGGTGGTGCTCGGCCCGAACGGTGCCGGCAAGACGACCCTGCTCAACCTGGCCGCCGGTCGGCTGCACCCGACCACCGGCACCGCACACGTGCTCGGTGAGCGAATCGGCCGTACCGACGTCAACGAGCTGCGTACCCGGATCGGGTTGTCCACGGCGGCGCTCGCCGAGCGGATCCCGGCGCAGGAGCGGGTGCGGGACGTGGTGGTGACCGCGGCGTGGTCGGTCGTCGGGCGGTGGCGGGAGAGCTACGACGCCAGCGACGAGGCCCGCGCGCAGGGACTGCTCGACCAGCTCGGCATCGCGACGCTGGCCGATCGGGCCTACGGCACCCTGTCGGAGGGGGAACGTAAGCGGACCCAGATCGCGCGGGCGCTGATGACCGACCCGGAGTTGCTGCTGCTCGACGAGCCGACCGCCGGGCTCGACCTCGGTGGGCGGGAAGACCTGGTCGCCCGGCTGGCCGATCTGGCGTACGACCCGGACGCGCCGGCGATGGTGATGGTCACCCACCACGTGGAGGAGATCCCGCCCGGCTTCACCCATGCGCTGCTGCTGCGCGAGGGGACGATCGTGGCGCAGGGACTGATCGGGCAGACAGTGACCAGCGAATACCTGTCAAAGACGTTTGGCCTGCCGTTGACCGTCGAGCGCTCCGGTGACCGGTTCACCGCCCGCGCCGCCTGA
- a CDS encoding ATP-binding cassette domain-containing protein translates to MTAVIEIEGLRKTFRTRRGRHTVLDGFDLHVEAGQVHGFLGPNGSGKTTTLRTLLGLVQADGGRMTVLGAAAPDHLPSVIDRVGAIVESPQFFGNFTGRRTLRLLATAGGLPPARVEEVLDQVGLRDRGDERVKAYSLGMKQRLAVASALLKRPELLILDEPANGLDPAGIREMRDMMRALAADGVTVLVSSHILAEIEQVCDHVTIISRGRRVVAGPVDEVLDGFDRGEFRVRVDEPDRATELLQAAGLLVTQHADCLVVGGVTEPTDVSRVLGEQQLWVRELTPLVPDLESVFLQLTGTEPRPEIPRQVDDSVLPDPGRPPGQIDLGTTTTDDEGVSA, encoded by the coding sequence GTGACCGCGGTCATCGAGATCGAGGGGTTGCGCAAGACCTTCCGTACCCGCCGCGGCCGGCACACCGTACTGGACGGTTTCGACCTGCACGTCGAGGCCGGCCAGGTGCACGGTTTCCTCGGGCCGAACGGCTCTGGCAAGACCACCACCCTGCGTACGCTGCTCGGTCTGGTGCAGGCCGACGGTGGGCGGATGACGGTGCTCGGTGCGGCGGCCCCGGACCACCTGCCCTCGGTGATCGACCGGGTGGGTGCCATCGTGGAGAGTCCCCAGTTCTTCGGCAACTTCACCGGCCGACGGACCCTCCGGCTGCTCGCCACTGCCGGTGGGTTGCCGCCGGCCCGGGTGGAGGAGGTGCTGGACCAGGTAGGCCTGCGCGACCGGGGTGACGAGCGGGTCAAGGCGTACTCGTTGGGCATGAAGCAGCGGTTGGCGGTGGCCTCCGCGCTACTCAAACGACCGGAGCTGCTGATCCTCGACGAGCCGGCCAACGGGCTGGACCCGGCCGGCATCCGGGAGATGCGGGACATGATGCGGGCTCTCGCGGCCGATGGGGTGACCGTGCTGGTCTCCAGCCACATCCTGGCCGAGATCGAGCAGGTCTGCGACCACGTGACGATCATTTCGCGGGGTCGGCGGGTGGTCGCCGGGCCGGTCGACGAGGTCCTCGACGGCTTCGACCGGGGTGAGTTCCGGGTACGCGTCGACGAACCGGATCGGGCGACCGAACTTCTCCAGGCCGCTGGTCTGCTGGTCACGCAGCACGCCGACTGTTTGGTGGTTGGCGGCGTCACCGAGCCGACCGACGTCAGCCGGGTCCTGGGCGAGCAGCAGTTGTGGGTCCGGGAGTTGACCCCGCTCGTACCCGACCTGGAGAGCGTCTTCCTCCAGCTCACCGGGACCGAGCCGCGCCCGGAGATACCGCGCCAGGTCGACGACTCGGTGCTACCCGACCCCGGTCGGCCGCCCGGCCAGATCGACCTGGGCACGACGACGACCGACGACGAGGGGGTATCCGCGTGA
- a CDS encoding ABC transporter permease subunit produces MNLVRAEFGRLYARRFVRLMLVLLIVAFGITVATTLVSTHQPTARELAQAEELAEQQRRANERLYADCQAAKSGAANSEYPPEFLAKCNLDRPAEVHETDYLYGVFVFEREIRPLTYFLITFLVLFGFLVGASYIGADLHSGGMTNLLLWRPKRMVVLGTKLGTLLAGVLGVTVLSAVVYLSAFWVISEVGGFPGNLDGEFWRWLSLTAVRGGTLIALVTALSFGLAVLGRHTAAALGVVAGYAVVWELGARIVMEIVDAFRPDQWMLSTYVAAWMSGKLDLWDSASCVGLGSCDGRYTITWLSALIVLLVVVGGCVGAAFASFRQRDLA; encoded by the coding sequence GTGAACCTGGTACGCGCCGAGTTCGGCCGGCTCTACGCCCGCCGCTTCGTACGCCTCATGCTGGTGCTGTTGATCGTCGCGTTCGGTATCACCGTCGCCACCACACTTGTCAGCACCCACCAGCCCACCGCCCGGGAGTTGGCCCAGGCCGAGGAACTGGCCGAGCAGCAGCGGCGGGCCAACGAGCGGTTGTACGCGGACTGCCAGGCCGCCAAGAGCGGCGCGGCGAACAGCGAGTATCCACCGGAGTTCCTGGCCAAGTGCAACCTGGACCGGCCGGCGGAGGTACACGAGACCGACTACCTCTACGGGGTCTTCGTCTTCGAACGGGAGATCCGCCCGTTGACGTACTTCCTCATCACCTTCCTGGTGCTGTTCGGGTTCCTGGTGGGCGCCTCGTACATCGGGGCCGATCTCCACTCGGGTGGGATGACCAACCTGCTGCTGTGGCGACCGAAGCGGATGGTCGTCCTGGGCACCAAGCTGGGTACGCTGCTCGCCGGTGTCCTCGGCGTGACGGTGCTCTCCGCAGTGGTCTATCTCAGCGCGTTCTGGGTAATCTCCGAGGTCGGCGGCTTCCCCGGGAACCTGGACGGGGAGTTCTGGCGGTGGTTGTCCCTCACCGCCGTCCGGGGTGGGACGCTGATCGCGCTGGTCACCGCGTTGAGTTTCGGGCTGGCCGTACTGGGTCGGCACACCGCTGCCGCGCTCGGGGTGGTCGCCGGCTACGCCGTGGTGTGGGAACTCGGCGCCCGGATCGTGATGGAGATCGTCGATGCGTTCCGGCCGGACCAGTGGATGCTCTCCACCTACGTCGCTGCCTGGATGTCCGGCAAACTCGACCTGTGGGACAGCGCTTCCTGTGTGGGACTCGGCTCCTGCGACGGCCGCTACACCATCACCTGGCTATCGGCGTTGATCGTCCTGCTCGTCGTCGTGGGTGGCTGCGTCGGTGCCGCCTTCGCCAGCTTCCGCCAGCGCGACCTCGCCTGA
- a CDS encoding golvesin C-terminal-like domain-containing protein, with product MTVRISRRRASQLLGGSLIVTMIGLSGQPALAGAAAPTDTGPNAGLAAAFDSAAKRYDVPRDLLAALGYAETRLDGHAGEPSASNGYGMMHLASNPKLRTLDEAATLTGLPASALRGQDAANITGAAAVLRSYADSAGLTRAQRADVNRWYPAVAKYGGSTQPATARLYADAVYDLLATGFTAQTTAGPFGIAGRQVAPQRGALASVAPLGTAGDVGTLSTDYGPAAWVPAHSGNYSASSRESSYPINYIVIHTMQGSYAGSISWFQNPAAGTSAHYLLRSSDGAVTQMVRDKDIAYHAGNWTYNTQSIGIEHEGYINNPSWYTDAMYRSSAALAKFLCDKYGIPKTRSNIIGHNQVPGATHTDPGPNWNWTYYMQLITGSSGGGWSTTVDNTTAGRFTASGNWGTSTYSSQRQGADYRFANPVLSSDAAWYKVNIPETGTYRVDVWYPADAGYNDSTPYIVATTSGNQTVNVNQRANGGQWRSIGTFNLAAGDANKVGVSRWTNGTGYVIADAIRVTRV from the coding sequence GTGACTGTACGGATTTCCCGGCGTCGCGCGAGCCAACTGCTCGGCGGCTCCCTGATCGTGACCATGATCGGCCTGTCCGGCCAGCCCGCGCTGGCCGGGGCGGCAGCGCCCACGGATACCGGGCCGAACGCGGGCCTGGCCGCCGCCTTCGACTCGGCGGCGAAGCGCTACGACGTACCGCGCGACCTGCTTGCCGCCCTCGGCTACGCGGAGACCCGTCTCGACGGGCACGCGGGCGAGCCGAGCGCCTCCAACGGCTACGGCATGATGCACCTGGCCAGCAACCCCAAGCTGCGCACCCTGGACGAGGCGGCCACCCTCACCGGCCTGCCCGCCAGTGCCCTACGCGGCCAGGATGCCGCCAACATCACCGGCGCGGCGGCGGTGCTGCGGTCGTACGCCGACTCGGCCGGGCTGACCAGGGCCCAGCGCGCCGACGTCAACCGGTGGTACCCGGCGGTGGCGAAGTACGGTGGCTCGACCCAGCCGGCCACCGCCCGGCTCTACGCCGACGCCGTCTACGACCTGCTCGCCACCGGCTTCACCGCGCAGACCACGGCCGGCCCGTTCGGCATCGCCGGTCGCCAGGTAGCCCCGCAGCGCGGCGCGCTGGCCTCGGTGGCCCCGCTGGGTACGGCCGGTGACGTCGGCACGCTCAGCACCGACTACGGCCCGGCCGCCTGGGTGCCCGCCCACTCCGGCAACTACTCCGCGTCCAGCCGCGAGTCGTCGTACCCGATCAACTACATCGTCATCCACACCATGCAGGGCAGCTACGCCGGTTCGATCAGCTGGTTCCAGAACCCGGCCGCCGGCACCAGCGCCCACTACCTGCTTCGCTCCTCCGACGGTGCCGTCACCCAGATGGTGCGGGACAAGGACATCGCCTACCACGCCGGCAACTGGACCTACAACACCCAGTCGATCGGCATCGAGCACGAGGGTTACATCAACAACCCGTCCTGGTACACCGACGCGATGTACCGCTCCTCGGCCGCGCTGGCCAAGTTCCTCTGCGACAAGTACGGCATCCCGAAGACCCGGTCGAACATCATCGGCCACAACCAGGTGCCGGGTGCCACCCACACCGACCCCGGGCCGAACTGGAACTGGACGTACTACATGCAGCTGATCACCGGCTCGTCCGGTGGCGGCTGGTCGACCACGGTGGACAACACCACGGCGGGCCGGTTCACCGCCAGCGGCAACTGGGGCACCTCGACGTACTCGTCGCAGCGGCAGGGCGCCGACTACCGGTTCGCCAATCCGGTCCTCTCCAGCGATGCCGCCTGGTACAAGGTGAACATCCCGGAGACCGGCACCTACCGGGTGGACGTCTGGTACCCGGCCGACGCCGGCTACAACGACAGCACCCCGTACATCGTGGCCACCACCTCCGGCAACCAGACGGTCAACGTCAACCAGCGGGCCAACGGCGGCCAGTGGCGGTCGATCGGCACGTTCAACCTCGCCGCCGGTGACGCCAACAAGGTGGGCGTGAGCCGGTGGACCAACGGCACCGGTTACGTGATCGCCGACGCGATCCGGGTCACCCGGGTCTGA
- a CDS encoding ROK family transcriptional regulator has protein sequence MASTRLPGTPRLLRALNDRAALELLLARGPLTRSQLGELTGLSKVTASQLVERLEQRGLVTRVGEQAGGRGPNAQLYAVRPESAHVVGVDVGPDRVVAACADITGAVIGRVEQSTRDTDDPVGVVHNAVVRAASDAKAPLESVRRVVLGTPGLVDPATGDITFAFNLPRWHRGLLAALREDLHTPVVFENDVNLAAVAEAQSGAARGVDDFVLVWVGVGVGLAIMLNGRLHHGSSGAAGEIGYLPVPGVPIPRDASRRAKPAFGQLAGAEAVRAVAREGGFRGTSAADAVRAAIAAGTAGGPVLDELARRLALGVASTCVVLDPPLVVLAGEVGQAGGDALAGRVQDEVAAITLVKPRVVVTRLTEEPILRGALQTALDAVRDEVFGSTVG, from the coding sequence ATGGCTTCTACCCGCCTGCCCGGCACCCCGCGCCTGCTACGTGCGCTGAACGATCGGGCCGCACTGGAGTTGCTGCTCGCCCGGGGCCCGCTCACCCGCTCGCAGCTCGGTGAGCTGACCGGCCTGTCCAAGGTGACCGCCTCCCAGCTGGTGGAACGGCTGGAGCAGCGTGGACTGGTGACCCGGGTCGGGGAGCAGGCCGGTGGCCGCGGACCCAATGCCCAGCTGTACGCGGTACGACCGGAAAGTGCGCACGTGGTGGGGGTGGACGTCGGGCCGGATCGGGTAGTCGCCGCCTGTGCGGACATCACCGGCGCGGTGATCGGACGGGTGGAGCAGTCCACTCGGGACACCGACGATCCGGTCGGGGTGGTGCACAACGCGGTGGTGCGGGCGGCGAGCGACGCGAAGGCTCCGCTGGAGAGCGTACGACGGGTGGTGCTGGGCACCCCCGGCCTGGTCGACCCGGCCACCGGCGACATCACCTTCGCGTTCAACCTGCCCCGCTGGCATCGCGGTCTGCTCGCCGCGCTGCGCGAGGACCTGCACACCCCGGTGGTCTTCGAGAACGACGTCAACCTGGCCGCGGTCGCCGAGGCGCAGTCCGGGGCCGCTCGGGGGGTCGACGACTTCGTACTGGTCTGGGTGGGGGTCGGTGTCGGCCTGGCCATCATGCTGAACGGTCGACTGCACCACGGCAGCAGCGGTGCCGCCGGCGAGATCGGCTACCTGCCGGTGCCCGGCGTACCCATTCCCCGGGATGCCTCCCGACGGGCCAAGCCGGCGTTCGGCCAGCTTGCCGGGGCCGAGGCGGTACGTGCGGTGGCCCGGGAGGGCGGTTTCAGGGGGACTTCCGCCGCCGACGCGGTGCGGGCCGCCATCGCGGCGGGTACGGCCGGCGGTCCGGTCCTCGACGAGTTGGCCCGCCGACTCGCGCTCGGGGTGGCGAGCACCTGTGTGGTGCTCGATCCACCGCTGGTGGTGCTCGCCGGTGAGGTCGGGCAGGCCGGTGGCGACGCCCTGGCCGGGCGGGTGCAGGACGAGGTGGCCGCGATCACGCTGGTGAAGCCCCGGGTGGTGGTGACCCGGCTGACCGAGGAGCCGATCCTGCGGGGCGCGTTGCAGACCGCCCTGGACGCCGTCCGGGACGAGGTGTTCGGCTCCACCGTCGGCTGA
- a CDS encoding glycoside hydrolase family 3 protein yields the protein MGTDSGLRRLALGTLLAAFPGSTPPEWALDLVAEGLAGHTLFGHNIEHPDQVAATTAALRGARSDVLVAIDEEGGDVTRLAHATGSPYPGNAALGAVDDIGLTQRVYHAIGSELAALGINVDLAPTVDVNSADDNPVIGTRSFGADPVRVAAHSAAAIAGLQAAGVAACAKHFPGHGATVTDSHYELPTVDVPLDVLRARDLPPFAAVIAAGTRAIMTAHIRVPVLTGDDPATFSRAALTGLLRGEYGFTGTIITDALEMKGASTIAGGPGPAAVRALAAGTDLLCIGAQVDANLVEQVVAEIVAAIGDGRLDRSRVEKAAERAAALAAWTRTATPVHETSTDLGYAAARRAVRVEGVLSGLDKPLVVQLLSASTIAEGRVPWGLGPHLDGSEHLPVVATETEPAALRELAGERPIVLVGRHLHRLAGAVELVEALAADHPVTVVEMGWPSSWRPAGARAFVTTYGASHANGRAAAEVLGLATVR from the coding sequence GTGGGAACCGATTCCGGACTTCGCCGACTGGCGCTGGGCACGCTGCTCGCCGCCTTCCCCGGCAGCACCCCGCCCGAATGGGCACTCGACCTGGTCGCCGAAGGGCTCGCCGGACACACCCTGTTCGGGCACAACATCGAGCATCCGGACCAGGTCGCGGCGACCACCGCCGCACTTCGGGGTGCCCGATCCGACGTACTCGTCGCAATCGACGAGGAGGGCGGCGACGTCACCCGGCTCGCACACGCCACCGGCAGCCCCTACCCGGGCAACGCGGCACTCGGGGCGGTCGACGACATCGGGCTGACCCAGCGGGTCTACCACGCCATCGGCAGCGAACTCGCCGCCCTCGGCATCAACGTCGACCTGGCCCCGACGGTCGACGTCAACTCCGCCGACGACAACCCGGTCATCGGCACCCGATCCTTCGGGGCCGATCCGGTACGCGTCGCCGCCCACTCCGCCGCCGCCATCGCCGGCCTCCAAGCCGCCGGCGTGGCCGCCTGCGCCAAGCACTTCCCCGGCCACGGTGCCACGGTCACCGACTCGCATTACGAGCTGCCCACGGTGGACGTACCCCTGGACGTGCTGCGCGCTCGTGACCTGCCGCCCTTCGCGGCGGTCATCGCGGCCGGCACCCGGGCCATCATGACCGCACACATCCGGGTGCCCGTGTTGACCGGCGACGACCCGGCCACCTTCAGCCGGGCCGCCCTCACCGGCCTGCTACGCGGCGAGTACGGCTTCACCGGCACCATCATCACCGACGCGCTGGAGATGAAGGGCGCCTCCACCATCGCCGGTGGCCCCGGCCCGGCCGCCGTCCGAGCCCTGGCCGCCGGCACCGACCTGCTCTGCATCGGCGCCCAGGTGGACGCCAACCTGGTCGAGCAGGTGGTCGCCGAGATCGTCGCCGCCATCGGCGACGGGCGGCTCGACCGCAGCCGGGTCGAGAAGGCCGCCGAGCGCGCCGCCGCACTCGCCGCCTGGACCCGGACCGCCACGCCCGTCCACGAGACGTCGACCGATCTCGGGTACGCGGCAGCGCGCCGCGCGGTACGCGTGGAGGGTGTGCTCTCCGGCCTCGACAAGCCGCTGGTCGTACAGTTGCTGTCAGCGTCCACCATCGCCGAGGGACGGGTGCCGTGGGGGCTCGGACCCCACCTCGACGGCAGCGAGCATCTTCCGGTGGTGGCCACCGAGACCGAGCCGGCCGCCCTGCGCGAGCTGGCTGGCGAGCGGCCGATCGTACTGGTCGGGCGGCACCTGCACCGGCTCGCCGGAGCAGTCGAACTCGTCGAGGCGCTGGCCGCCGACCATCCGGTGACCGTGGTCGAGATGGGCTGGCCGTCGAGCTGGCGACCGGCTGGAGCACGCGCCTTCGTCACCACGTACGGGGCCAGCCATGCCAACGGCCGTGCCGCAGCCGAGGTCCTCGGCCTCGCCACCGTTCGGTAA
- a CDS encoding type IV toxin-antitoxin system AbiEi family antitoxin domain-containing protein, which translates to MWNELAGQQQGVLSRAQCQQIGITDEMVYRRIASNRWQQLFVGVYATFSGPIPRAARLWATLLYAGDGAVLSHESAAELVGLLDQPVSPVHVTIPAHRRVRPATGVVVHRAARVPLARHPTRLPPQTRVEETVLDLTQSARQLDDALSWLARACGRRLTTPSRIGSALRLRPRVRWRAELLAALDDVADGCHSLLELRYLHDVERRHGLPIGRRQSIRLRRGGRWYDDIRYDDFATLVELDGRVAHPAESRARDRRRDNSATAEGLSVLRYDLADVFQQPCAAAAQVAATLRRNGWPGRPTRCGSNCSIKRLTD; encoded by the coding sequence ATGTGGAACGAGTTGGCCGGCCAGCAGCAGGGCGTACTGAGCCGAGCCCAGTGCCAGCAGATCGGCATCACCGACGAGATGGTCTACCGACGGATCGCCAGCAACCGGTGGCAGCAACTCTTCGTCGGCGTCTACGCGACGTTCAGCGGCCCGATCCCCCGGGCCGCCAGGCTCTGGGCGACGCTGCTGTATGCGGGCGACGGCGCGGTGCTCAGCCACGAATCCGCAGCCGAGCTGGTCGGACTGCTCGACCAACCGGTGTCCCCGGTGCACGTCACCATCCCCGCCCACCGCCGGGTACGACCGGCCACCGGTGTGGTCGTACACCGGGCGGCGCGGGTGCCGCTCGCCCGGCACCCGACCCGGCTACCGCCGCAGACCCGGGTGGAGGAAACTGTCCTCGACCTGACCCAGTCGGCTCGGCAGCTCGACGATGCGTTGAGCTGGCTGGCCCGGGCCTGCGGTCGACGACTGACCACGCCGAGTCGAATAGGCAGTGCCCTCCGGCTCCGGCCCCGGGTCCGGTGGCGCGCTGAACTGCTCGCCGCGCTGGACGACGTGGCCGACGGTTGCCACTCGCTGCTCGAACTGCGCTACCTGCACGACGTCGAACGCCGACACGGACTGCCCATCGGGCGGAGGCAGTCCATCCGGCTACGCCGGGGCGGTCGCTGGTACGACGACATTCGATACGACGACTTCGCCACCCTGGTCGAGTTGGACGGCCGGGTGGCACACCCGGCGGAGTCCCGGGCTCGCGACCGCCGACGGGACAACTCGGCGACAGCCGAGGGACTGAGTGTGCTGCGATACGACCTGGCGGATGTCTTTCAGCAGCCCTGCGCCGCCGCCGCCCAGGTCGCCGCGACGTTACGTCGCAACGGCTGGCCCGGCCGCCCGACCCGCTGCGGGTCGAACTGCTCGATCAAGCGTCTTACCGACTGA